The Lycium ferocissimum isolate CSIRO_LF1 chromosome 8, AGI_CSIRO_Lferr_CH_V1, whole genome shotgun sequence DNA segment TTCTTGGAAAGAATAAGTATTCTCTCCattccaatttaagtgtcttactttttttttatctgtcccaaaaagggctcatatttttatatttaataagttgaaaattcaaatatcctaaatgacaagtttaaaacacaagattcaaaaaatatttttgtacattacacatatatttaatttaagattacaaaattcaaaaatttctttttatatctCAAATTTTATGCCCAATCTAATTAAGAAGCTTAAATTGGAATGAAGAAAATACTTTTTACCTCTCAAAAAGCTTGGCCAACCAGACTATAAACTACTTATGGTCTATGAGactcaggggcggatctactcAGTGGCGTGGGGATGCCACGCCACCCGCAAGCTTCGGACGAAacagtacatatatataggtatatatacataatgtatagaTAAATATTAAAGTGGCACCGATGACAAAGGCATGCCGTAGTGCCGGTGGTGAATGGGCCGGACGTACGCCGCCCTTCAATACGCGCGGGATCGAACCCCCGTaactacacaatttttttttagaaaaaaattaaatatagacAACACATCGACAGCGACCACGTGAGGTACAAATCCTCTTATTCTAATCGGCAGAAGCGACCACGTTCTATTctaatctctttctttttctttttaataatttgtgttgacttagtttcaattattagtAATTTAGTTACTActttttagcttttttatttCAGTTAGTACTACTTTTTTGTTTAGGTATATAAACTTTACAGCATAACTTCTTCTCTCTcatcaaatcaagaaacataAACCTAGTTCTTGGGTTCCCCCTTtccaaatcaaaatcaataCGGCAACCTTCCAATTCCATTGCCAAGAACCTTCATCTCCAAAATCGATGCAGCATACCTTCTCCAAATTCCATTCTTTGTATGTCTCTGTTTgtctctctttctttgtttcttttagttatttacttgttttttgtctattggaaatttgaaagaaataaacatTAAAAGAAGATTTATGGTGCGAGAATGTGAAAATGGTATTTGTGTGCAAATGGACTTGAAGGAAACTAATATGCATTTATTTGAATGTGACATTGAATCAGTGATATCAACCATCAAGGCTTGCTTTGAGTTTTAGGTTCATAAAGTACTTTTTATCCATTttggattcatttttttgcgcggacttaaacacaactaaaagtacgccctccggcagacttttacttaaacacaactaaaagtccgccctccgtacttttacttaacacaactaaaagtacgccttgaacttttacttaaacacaactaaaagtccgcccctcGGAGTACTTTTATTTAACACAACTAAAGTCCGCCCCCCCTCCGGTACTTTTAGTTGAACATAACTAAAAGACTttcccttgaagcatatatatatatttttttaacttttcaaggaaacttttagtaatgccttagctaaaagtgtgtcccataaaacataactaaaagtatgccccataaggcgtaagttttccttaaggtgTGCAAATAGAAATACAAAATTAGCACTTAagtgattccttcatgtttacaGAGAAAATTTACTTCCAGCTTCTGTGCTTCATAACTGTGAGttgaatataaattttattgaatgGCGCATGGCACCCGgaaacttcaaatcctggatccgcctctgatgAGACTGACTGCCACTTGATCGACCTCCACACTTTGTTAGAAACTGATGAGAAAATGTGGaaagtttttggagaaaatggatTGAGAATGATGTTTTGGTCATTGCAGCGGCTTTTGTTGATCATACTACTATTCCCATGTCACTTGCAATTGCATGCTTTCTATCTTCCTGGCGTTGCCCCTCGCGATTTTCAAACTGTATAaattctctcctctctttctgcTCATAGCATTCTAAACCTTAGTTTTTGCCTAGATTAATCTCACTTTTCGTGATGACAAAGATTAAGTAAGATGAAGCTGATAGCCATATTGTTTGTATGAACCATTGCTAGCTTGTTTTCATACACTGGATGAAATATGATCATTGTTTGCTACTTATTGTCAAACAATTAGCACTGAGTGCACTGGTACTCTGTATAACTGGATCCTTGTCTGTTTGATTAGGAAAATAAGGTATAAATGTATAATATGTAAAAGAAATTTGATTAGGGAGATATGACAGAGAAAagcttcgtttttttttttttttggtatttttcttCTAAAGCATTATTAATTAGTGCATCCTTTGTTCCTGATATATTTTAAattggcacggagtttaagaaaaaaataaattcttttgaatcttatgatcTAGCGCATGACTTAACATTTGTGtcataaaacttttaaaacttgtaatCTTAAAATGCCGTACTAACATTTATGGTtataatttataaaatcttctcattaaaggtaaaataggaaatgtaaagttaattatcccaaaaataaaaaagtgtcaTACTTTGGGaaccaactaaaaaaaaaagtgtatcataTGAACTAGAACATAGGGAGTATGTGCAAACATTTTCTCTCATGTCAAATGAAATTTTGGATGGGTTGATATCATGATTATTTAGTTGCCCTTTTTTAGGCCTTGTTctaggaaatagcttcagtaaACATGGAAATGCGCTTGATAAACATCCTGGTTTCAGTATATACAGAGGTGGGGCGATGAAGAGCTTCAGCAGGGGGTGCGCTCATACTCATTTACTTTAGGTTTCAACTATACATATGTAGTTGAAAAATCTTTAATTATACCAGGACTGCACGTATTACCAAAACATGTGATAATACTTCATAGGGTGCAgggaaaattttggaatttaaGAAGAAGTGTGTATTTCTAagataataactattagttgAATGACCATATGAGAAATCAACACTATTCTGTACCCGCTGACTTCAAATCCAAGACCCTCTCTGCATAGAGGATAGTTTGATAATAGATTAATAGTACTAATTTACATTTAGAGGTGTTTTTCTTGTGAATAAACCTACCTATTCTCAGGGCGATTCTCTCCATGTTAAAGTAAACAAGCTTTCATCCACGAAGACACAACTGCCATACGATTATTACTTCTTGGCCTATTGTAAACCTCCAAGAGTTTCCAACAGTGCAGAGAACTTGGGGGAAGTTCTCCGAGGTGACCGCATTGAGAATTCTGTTTATACTGTGAGTTTCATTTAGCTATCCAGTTTGTTAATACTAAAGAAAATTGTGGTGTATATAGCTTGAATGTAAAATATAATAGAGTATGTATTCTCCAGTTCAAGATGAGAGAGACAGAGTCCTGCAAGGTGGCTTGTAGAATCAAACTTGACGCTGTTTCTGCTAAGAATTTCAAAGACAAGATTGATGAAGATTACCGAGTTAACATGTAAGGGTGAACAATTAGTTGTGACTCTTTGTTTCATTTCAAATATTGTGATGTTTCATTTCTACTAATGTATGCTCCTTTCCTCAAATGCTTTGCTTGTTGCTCATTTAGTTTCTTATGAcatttttctttggtttttttCAATCATACTGCGGTGATGGTGTGTGGTGGACTTTTAGATACCTAAATAATTGTCTGAAGTGAGACTTCTTAATTGCTAGTTGTAAATAGCCCAGGGTTATGGAACAAAGGATTATCTTGGACTAAACAAGCTTTGAAGCTTGCTTACTGTTCACCTTTCGCTGATTACATTCTAAATACAGTTTTTGGCTACTTCTCTTATACATTTGAATGGTTGTACAGGATTCTGGACAATCTTCCTGTGGCAGTTCCTCGGCAAAAAGTGGacagaaatggagaaaaatttTATGAACGTGGATTTGAAGTTGGATTTAAAGGAACATTTGTGGGGGTGTGAATCCTACTACTTTGTTGTTATCTTTTAATGTTACTGGTATTTGTGTTTTGATTGTAAAAGTTGGTTTTGCAGAGGAAAGAGAGAAGTTATTTTGTAAATAACCATTTGAATTTCAAAGTTATGTATCATGAGGATGTTGAGACAGGCACTGCTCGTGTTGTTGGTTTTGAAGTTACTCCCCTCAGGTTTGAACTACTTTAAAGCATTCACTTCTTGAATAAAACTATTCTTATCCCCATTCTGCTTTCTCTTATTTTCCTTGTCCTTTTTtctgttattttcttttgtgaAATGATGATTAGACATTCAGAAATAGACTTAGTTTTGCAAGCTTAGTTACATAATGTGCAGAGTCAGTGGTTTCTTATAACTAATAGATCCGTTTGTTCTAGTTCTAGGACATTCATGGTTCCTAACTTTCTCGATACAGCATTCAACTTTAGACTTCTGCTGGTTTATCATAGTTTCATGGCATGTTTTGCAATGCTGAATTACAATGAAAATTGTGCTTCCAGACACACGTCTTTCTTTATCTTTCCTTCATTCTCTTCTATTTTGGGGCCTATTTCTCTCATCATTGGATATGCTGCATGAAATTGATCTGATCTGTTTGTTCACTTGTTTTGATGACAGAAGCGTTAGTGATTTTCCTGTGTCTAATTTGGTTAAGTAACTTTGATCCACTTATATCAAAGTTCTATCTGTTAGTTGTCCCTGATCTTTAATTGCATGCTAAAATTTGAATGCATAATTTTTGTTAGAAGTATGTTTGCTGGTGTGCTAATTTCTGTGAGTTTCTTTTACAGTCAACTGcttttcctctctctctctctctctctctctctctcttattcTGAGCTCATTGGCTGCTTTGAAGCAGTACTAACCATGACTACAAGAAGTGGGATGAAGAGAACATTCAATTAACGACATGCAAGCCTGGGAAGCCAACTGTTTTCGGAACTGACTCTGTACCTCAAGAGATCGGTGCTGACAACGAAGTAGTTTTTACATATGACGTTTCCTTTGAGGTATATTGTTTTGTCATTTACACGTCCTTTCTGTCCTCCCCTTACCGTTCATCTTCTTATTATTGGGGTTTATCCTTTGCCAGTCAAGTAATATCAGATGGGCATCACGTTGGGACTCATACCTTCATATGAATGGAGATCAGATCCATTGGTTTTCAATTATCAATTCTTTGATGATTGTGCTTTTCCTATCTGGTATAGTAGCTATGATCATTATGAGAACTATATACCGAGACATTGCCAACTACAATCAGTTGGAACAAGATGAAGCCCTGGAAGAATCTGGATGGAAGTTGATACATGGAGATGTCTTCAGGCCACCTGAAAATTCCAGTTTACTGTGTGTGCATGTTGGGACAGGAGTCCAAGTTCTTGGAATGTCCCTTGTCACAATGATATTTGCTTTACTTGGGTTTCTTTCACCTTCGAATCGTGGTGGGCTAATGACCGCCATGGTTTTGTTATGGCTGTTCATGGGCTTATTTGCTGGTTATTCCTCCGCTCGATTATACAAGATGTTCAAAGGAACAGACTGGAAAAAAATGTCACTGAAAACAGCCTATATGTTCCCTGGTTTTCTTTTCGCCATCTTTTTCGTGCTGAATGCTCTAATATTGGGAGAGAAATCTTCTGGAGCCGTACCGTTTCAGACAATGTTCATCCTGGTGCTACTTTGGTTCGGCGTTTCAGTACCATTAGTCTTCCTGGGAACCTTCATTGGTTATAGAAAACCGGCACCTGAGGATCCTGTTAAAACAAATAAGATTCCGAGATTGATCCCTTTGCAGCCTTGGTACATGAATCCTATCTTCACCACACTTTTCGGAGGCATACTTCCATAAGGTGCAGTGTTTATAGAACTCTTTTTTATCTTGACATCCATATGGCTGAACCAGTTTTATTACATATTTGGATTCCTGTTCATTGTGTTCACCATTCTTATAGTCACTTGCGCTGAGATAACCATCATACTAGCCTACTTCCAATTATGCTACGAGGACTATCGCTGGTGGTGGCGAGCCTATTTGACTTCCGGCTCTTCTGCATTGTACCTTTTCTTGTATTCCATATACTATTTCTGTGCCGAGTTGGAGATCTCAAAGCTGGTCTCAGGTATTCTTTATTTTGGTTATATGTTGATTGGCGCTTATGCATTTCTTGTCGTCACTGGGACTATTGGCTTCCTAGCATGCTTGTGGTTTGTTCGGAAGATATATTCTGCAGTGAAGATTGATTGATCACCGCCAACAATAAAGATAATCCCACGTCTGTAAAGATTGAATTATTATAGATGTCAAATTGTTGGAACTTGGACTAGATAGATCTTTTTCTTTCCGCTCTACTTTTCCCCTTTGAAAATTCTTAGGGAGCTAGAAGCACTTATAAGGTGGAGGTGAAATCTTGTTTAACTTTTCTATTGCGCAGGAAATTAAACCATCTGTTATAATCACTTACAAATGGTAAGAGGGCAAGACATCTCATTTCCTTCTTACAAATTGAacagaaaaaaagaatatttttagatctcttatgtgtaaaaCTGAAAATCTCTTGCAAAAAAGACATGAAACTAAAAATAAGTTTGTGAAGCACTACAAAACCATTCCCCCGCCCCCGCACCCCCGGACTATAAGAAGTATATAACTTCAGGTGTTTGAACTCAATACTTCTATGTTTGATTACTTGGCAATTTTATTAACGTCCTTGGGGGAATTCGAAGCAGTATAAGAGAAAGGGAAAAGGATCAAAGTACTCCATACAGATCCAGGTCAAAAAAGATCTTGAAAAGCTGAACTGTGATGAGTACAAGCTATTTTGTTCACTAGTCCTGCCTAGCTAAGGTTTGTTTAAAGGGACGGGACGCGATGGGCGAAACGGAACTGAACGATTTTAGTGGATCGGGACGATTTCTTAATGGGATGTGGAATGGGaggtggtgggggggggggggggggggggggtcgagACGTTAGTGGGACAGGACAGGGAAGACGAACCGCTAGGCCGTCCCGTCCCACTAAGCTAACAGGACGGATAGGGCCGAGAACCTTAGTGGgatttttatttcctttaaatttgtattaatttaaatatttaagcactaaaaattatttttaataaatgatAGTATGATACAAGACTGCATAAATTTAGTAAATGGACACAAATTTAATAAACTTCAAACTTAAACGACTAACATTACaaaatcaaaacatacaaacttaaACGACTAGCTAACATTACATAAtcatcaaaatatacaaacttgaACGGCTAacattgcaaaattaataaacttcataaatttaaagaagagatactTCAAAGTGATCTGCATCTGGGTGCCTATGCTTCGTGCGTATGCAAAAAATCAGTACTCCCATATCCCAGGCGGACTTATGCTTATATGTTTCACCACAAAGTACACTGCATCTGGGTGCCTATGCTTCGTGCGTATGCAAAAAACCAGTAGTCCCATATCCCAGGCGGACTTATGCTTATATGTTTCACCACAAAGTACACATTGAATTGTATCTTCATCTAATCGGTCAAAATACCTCCACATCTGAATTGTTTTTGCTCGTCTTCGAGGAGGATGAGGAGGAGGTAATTtgtatatactatgtatatgaagtgtatatatagtgtatCACACAGATATGCAGTGCATATACAACTTATAACATGTATATAAGTGAATAACTGATACAtcaattttttatataaagtgtataatcTTTCTCTCACGGACATTTtcactctttctttctttttctcgtttagatcatatttttttaagttCGGTGAGTAGAGTTTGGGAGTGGATTAGGGGAGTGGGTAAATCTGATTTttgttaatttaatttttagagGGTGTGGGTAGGGCGGTCCGGTACTGGCTATGTGTGATGGCAGCTGCGTggtagtcgggttttttttttttttttgtcacagaAATGACCTACAAACCGTGGAAAAGAAAATATGTGAACAGGATGGAGTGTTGTTTTAGGTGTGTCAAATAGGTAGGTTGGGCTGAAATTGGCTCAATCAAAATAGGTTGAGGTATTAAATGAGTTGGGCTAATATTGGCCCAAAAGTTACTTAGGTTGGGCTGAAATAGACTAAAAAATGGGTTGGGGCATGACCCGCCCAACttgacccccttttttttttaagggttaattttctagaaatatttttattggaaaatattttcgaggaaaacatttttcgtgaAATATGTTTTCCTTCATATCAAAAACACCACAAACTTATTAGATacatgatacaagaaaagtgtatacataaaaaaagtAAAGTAAATCTCAAGTAATAAacccaaatttaagtaaatcttaATAACAGGCTAGAATTGGCCTAGTATTGGGCTAAGTTGGAGATCATTTTAAATGGGCGTTGGGTTAAAACCAGGCCAATATGAAATTATCTTGAGCCCAACCCAAAAAGTTTTGGGAGGGTTGGGCGGGCCATCATCTTGTGTGCCATATTTGACACCATtagtttttacatttttttttgtgcggattgcctttcaaattggtggtctttaatttttgtccctcaaattggtgatctttaatttttgtcctttgcctAATACCCcaaggttttgggttcgaaccccaactcagtaaaaaaagaagaaatttcgTAAGGCAtaggtttggattcgcaaggcagagttttgcagcCTAATACCCCAAGGTTTAGGTTCGAActccagctcagtaaaaaagaaggaatttcgcaaggcagaggtttgaaTTCGTAGGGCAGAGCAAAACTCTACCTcacatgcaaaactctgcctgcaggtagagttttgcattcaggtataaggcaaaactctgccttaaggtagagttttggcatgcctgaaggcaaaactctaccttaaggtagagtttgcctcAAAACTCTACCTGATCAAGCAGAGTTTGAGTCAAACTCTGCCTGATCAGGTAGAGTTTGactgcaaactctaccttaaggcagagtttgcctgaaggtagcaaaattctgcctgaggcagagttttgcaagcaaatctctgccttgcgaatccaaactctaccttgcaatttttttttttaatttttgactgaacggggttcgaacccgaaatcaAGGAGTTCTAAcggagggcaaaaattaaagaccaccgcaaaataagggcattcctgcgaattgcccatacCATGCTTTTGGTATTACATGTCTTAACATTTCTAATCTCTTCCTTTTTTAGCTACAAAATGTTAATTGAAATTCTTGGGCCAACCGCATgttagattttcattttttttgcgcggattgcccttcttttggggtggtctttaaattatgccccttatatttgtgatctttaaattatgccctcatattgctggtctttaatttttgcccttcgcattgcaactacgagcgttcacgcagaaatcatgaggttcgagttcgaaccccgctcaaagataaattaaaaaaagaattgcaaggcaaggtttgggtcacgtgtatgccggacccggcatacacttgttaaggaattaccaaatttatgccggactcggcatactcatgccttatgggcgaacttggcataagtatgtcggatccggcataactttggtaattccttaacaagtttatgcctgtgggggcatacttatgggcaaactttatgccggacccggcataaacttgtgaaggaattatcaaagttatgccggacccggcatacttatgccaagtttgcccataaggcataagtatgtcggatccggcataactttggtaattccttcacaagtgtatgccggtggggacatagcaaaatttaaactctgcctagcaaattttttttaaatttttgactgtgtgggggttcgaacctggaacccatgggttttagccgaagggcaaaatttaaagatttcaaatatgaggggcaaaatttaaagaccacccgaaAAGATGCGAATTGCCCTTAGAGTTTTTGGCCGAAGAGGCCAGCTTTGTCAAAACCCCATTCCTTTTCAGGATAAATCTTTAGTTAATAACCCTTTTCTTATTTCTCTTATAATATATAGTCATTTTAGACCCTGGGGTAAAAATAACAAATGAAAAATCTTATGAGAAAACATTAGACATGATTTGCAATTTTGCAAGTTATTACAAATGTTAGATGATAGTCTAATATTTTATTAGTAAGGTCGAGAAATATATGAGCAAACACTAGATGATATTCTAACGTTGTCCTGAAAGGTAATTTCCCAATGACGATATTTGTACAACTTCTAAatatattgacaaaatcaacaTCGTGGCCTAAAAAGGAACAATCGTGTAAATTATCATCTACTTTAATTGATATATATCACTACACCAAAACAGACCTTTAGTGGCAATAGATTTTGCTTTTAGCGGCAATAGTTATTGCCACAAAAATATTTACCGGCAATTGATTAAATGTCATTGGATCCAAGGTCGCTAAAGCCTTTAGCGGCATTTAAGCAGAGGGCTAGTAAAACCCCATTTTATTGCCGCTAACAATAATTACTTTTAGCGGCCATTACCATTGCCATTAAAACTACCTTAGATATGTAATATCAAGCATATTTTGTGGCTTTTGTTATTGCCAGCAAAGATGCAATAATTGCCAGAAACCTGTTTTAGTGACAATTATAATGGCGATTTGATAATGAATTCACCTTAATCAGCGTATTTTATCAAATACTCCcatgtttcaatttatgtgaacccatttgactgggcacgacatttaagaaagagtgaagacttttgaaacttgtggttcaaaataagtcttgaatatttgtgtattgtaaatcattgcataaagtgaatttgtttccaaattagaaaagaggtcattcattttagcACGGACTAAAgtggaaataggttcacataaattgaaacagagggagtgttatttataacatcaaaataGAAATTAATTAGAAGATTCTTACTAGAATAATCAAACTTAGAACAACGTATTTGTATTCCTCAAAGAAATATACGAACCTTAAAATATACGAACAATATTTCTAACACACCAACTCATATAGCAACTTGTAAAAGATGAAAGTATCTAACGTACAATGTAACTACACATCATGTTGTAAACCAAGTCGCTCCTTAACAATGTAttattcttgatattcttgATCATCTGCTCCCCTTATTAACAATGCGATATCTTGGCAGCTATTTTTGTGTGCGTTGTTTAAGTTCCTGCATTTGACCATCtcaaaataaaaactaattGCATATAAAAATCCATATCTGATTGAGAGAAAATCGAAGAAGATAAAACATTTGAAGCACTCCAACAAATCCATGGAAATCCTACAAGACAGAATGCCAATTAAGTATTTAGTGTTTAGCTCCTTTACAGATCGTCAGTGCTGGAGTTAAGAGGCAACTGCACGTTTCTTCTTGGAATTGAAGCTTGTGATAAACTCGCAAAAGATGTGTACATTAGCTTTAAGAACaagtggaaaagaaaaaaatatatgtatccACGTTCTATATTTTGAATTGGCACTACTATCACCTACGTGAAACAGAAATAAGTGCACCAATGACGatgattttaaatataatacaGGCAAAAAATGGTCAAAAGAGCAGCCAGTGACTGAAAAAGGAAACCTCTTCAAAATGCATATCACCAAAGGAGATAAGAAggataagaaaagaaaaggacataCTTTTAACTGAGTTTCAATATTCTCAAGATTACAATTAAGAAAAGAAATCTCTGCACTATCAACTTCAATAACTTTTGTAACGTATACGGGTACTTCTGTTCTTCCTCCAGTGGCATAGATCATTTTATGCTCTGACTAGTGGAAAACAATCAACAAGATCATCAAGAGGAAAGGAAACATAAATTGGTCAACTGAAGATCAATGTTGGAAGCAAAATTTGATAAGGAAAGAGAAGAAGATGCCATCTAAGTTGCACGGACTCGCCAGTTTAGGTGCCGTACCCGTCTTGACACAGGTCGGGTGCGGGTGCGAGAACGGAAAACATCCGGGATACGGTCAACTACCTCCGCATACTTTGACCGGAGTCCATTGacaaatttgggggaaaattttgagattttgatttctcaaaattaaaaataaaacagtTTTAAGGTAAGGAAAATGACATACCTTCAATATTATAGTACTTTTATCTCATTTTTGCTGCTTCAtgtttcatataaacaaagaaTGAAACAGTGTCTCGACcttactaataaaatattttgaagtgACTTCTCTTCTCACTGCTGTTGTGTTTAGTGCGGATGGCAGAGAGAAGCAGTGATATAGATGGAGGGTTTGTTTCCGGCCTTGAATGACTTTCTCTTTCTATCTTGAGGAAAGAACGAAGAGACAGTGAAAGAGACGACCTAGAGGCTAACTTTGCTCTGTAAAAACTTTGCTATGTAAAAGTTTGAAAAGGAAGTTTGGAGAATTTGAAGAAGACGACTTAAAAGTTACAGGCTTACAGCTGGAGGAGATGTGTAGAAGCTAGAATTAAGACTCTTAAAGTC contains these protein-coding regions:
- the LOC132067061 gene encoding transmembrane 9 superfamily member 7-like; amino-acid sequence: MWKVFGENGLRMMFWSLQRLLLIILLFPCHLQLHAFYLPGVAPRDFQTGDSLHVKVNKLSSTKTQLPYDYYFLAYCKPPRVSNSAENLGEVLRGDRIENSVYTFKMRETESCKVACRIKLDAVSAKNFKDKIDEDYRVNMILDNLPVAVPRQKVDRNGEKFYERGFEVGFKGTFVGRKERSYFVNNHLNFKVMYHEDVETGTARVVGFEVTPLSTNHDYKKWDEENIQLTTCKPGKPTVFGTDSVPQEIGADNEVVFTYDVSFESSNIRWASRWDSYLHMNGDQIHWFSIINSLMIVLFLSGIVAMIIMRTIYRDIANYNQLEQDEALEESGWKLIHGDVFRPPENSSLLCVHVGTGVQVLGMSLVTMIFALLGFLSPSNRGGLMTAMVLLWLFMGLFAGYSSARLYKMFKGTDWKKMSLKTAYMFPGFLFAIFFVLNALILGEKSSGAVPFQTMFILVLLWFGVSVPLVFLGTFIGYRKPAPEDPVKTNKIPRLIPLQPWYMNPIFTTLFGGILP